In Treponema vincentii, a single window of DNA contains:
- a CDS encoding YaaR family protein: protein MGNQIESSSYAAGITVQPSLQTKTAQSEKDKKKLNKFKEMLRSVLPQTQPENEADILEQLSKLPQEEAIALLQDDVRSAGDTLRTHQNPQTILRYKQAVKNFIGYVAREAYTVTTRTHLRRDKTNHLRPRSFTQIVIINEKLDKFAGELLCDQKSQLFILERLEEIYGLIIDLIT from the coding sequence ATGGGAAACCAGATAGAGAGTTCGAGCTATGCAGCGGGGATAACCGTCCAGCCGTCTCTGCAAACAAAAACGGCACAATCGGAAAAAGACAAAAAAAAACTAAATAAATTTAAAGAGATGCTGCGAAGCGTCTTACCTCAAACACAACCGGAAAACGAAGCCGACATACTCGAACAACTGAGCAAATTACCTCAAGAGGAAGCAATCGCGTTACTCCAAGATGATGTCCGATCCGCCGGTGATACGTTGCGGACTCATCAAAATCCCCAAACGATTTTACGATATAAGCAAGCGGTTAAAAACTTTATCGGTTATGTCGCACGCGAAGCATATACGGTTACGACACGGACTCATTTACGACGCGATAAGACCAACCACTTACGGCCGCGCTCTTTTACCCAAATTGTCATTATCAATGAAAAACTCGATAAGTTTGCCGGTGAGCTGCTCTGCGATCAAAAAAGCCAGCTTTTTATTTTGGAGCGACTTGAAGAAATATACGGCTTGATTATAGATTTAATTACCTAA
- a CDS encoding bactofilin family protein, with translation MAKKNFIDDISVNTIVGPGALISGNVTVSGLLRIDGDIDGNVQTQGRVIIGEDARIRGNIRAASVSVGGIVQGDIIAPDYVIILSSGMVIGSVLTKKLRVDDDVILHGFCSATGEQTGFEEAEKKYLNRQALHSSTFSYSK, from the coding sequence ATGGCAAAAAAAAACTTTATCGATGATATTTCGGTCAATACCATTGTAGGGCCGGGAGCACTGATATCGGGGAATGTAACGGTGTCGGGGCTTTTGAGGATAGATGGCGATATAGACGGCAACGTGCAAACCCAAGGACGCGTTATTATCGGGGAGGATGCCCGAATACGGGGGAACATCAGGGCAGCTTCGGTGAGTGTCGGAGGGATTGTGCAGGGGGATATTATTGCGCCGGATTATGTTATCATTCTTTCTTCGGGAATGGTGATAGGGTCGGTTCTGACAAAAAAACTGCGGGTCGACGATGATGTTATCCTGCACGGATTTTGCTCTGCAACCGGCGAGCAAACCGGCTTTGAGGAAGCGGAAAAAAAGTATCTTAACCGACAGGCTCTGCATTCATCCACTTTTTCTTATTCAAAATAA
- a CDS encoding translocation/assembly module TamB domain-containing protein — protein MQTLEKKLAAVRSVLLTELEQTYNVRLSYESLSPSIMRSISLRNVKVYDAEHSVEIASFEDFSIQYRFWALLWGNTAEILDSVNIADGFIDIDLVHNKALAEKLNAATHVRTSAQPPANTERIFSFLSAQMLNVHIKNVRLRFKNVVHDINAKIADGYVGIDAEAITISLSCTASYRNTDYTAIGQAETGFTIEGKFDKNLTAGSAVADFSRISTDRFGIYRVKLFADYRDKVFTFNTMQDFQPVDFTANWNIATNDITGRFSCKDFAPLQSVRVYNAPISLTQFASMTMSGNFQFMRSGQHIQWATDLTVALPSLQLPSYRLAPSRLQLAAEGKDAEIDVSRLSLSGADVDVFSEFTFNLNTIIPTGKASIKRFNLPTGASVAADFHFLKQGRTFFCKIPKLIVGEGALHNITLTVTPSAQKADYTLSAEDGYGKYRFDGSYIYNEGNGSASASPRFAELHGAFDAVGIGTICGFIQAIVPGVDIPHEAVESLQCTTEFYISSDLRSFSYNCTRFILVSNILNDFYALLSVKGNQSSFALTDIELSYKNMSVRGNVNADFEHLSDIIFTSSLAINSIGYQVQGFFSQNVLSIYGDYGLAISALYEKGTGFKGTVKTSEIPLPFLPLFLTLDSEFQYHNRADWLYTIDAGYISYGAPASLTPAKIGFNFMGKADPSGLFLSEVKLGEDAALTGMLAVTAAPAPDGEGGQSYTAEMNLVSPDATEKLELAANLDLSSGDIRADGSLKLDNISLARFLYTQGKGHTVSADTAFSVAQGSFSARLNLSELSVFVQGENLNLAGSLTVEDEKAELNITQLDWGAHKVSDIVGSFSLAEMTGKLEADYTGMIADKQLEAHIGTEYTGVQPDEKTKRALFSRLKNVTERFTINTYLSNWRFGDFTGKDPVPLSMIRDPGVTAFYAGKNDDITGFILDDGVVSLQLAESLPLKLNLDGTVKKDALNLQVSGIRADVKRIWDITGLDYVLFYGGTLTGDLSIGGKPIEPEFNGKLVGQDITVNSPHYAPEMYGPVLLDIIADGTGLEVPYTVLKGPSTDIWARCTAAFSGWIPNNISVQCGTLGTKMGVFKTDNILFKADGLAGCTVEIKVTPTLVGVYGSATFDSGYFVFKFNDLDKFNAKYGGEQGVAFDMKLDLQFGHKAEFRWPTADFPILRTLVPTDAPLSLIADAGTGDFTMKGDIKMRGGEVFYIKRSFYIREGAITFADVAKEIEPLVTLRAEIRDRDSNGEPLRLVLTAKDQSLFSFNPEISSDPPRSTNEIMQLLGQVAIGDTGKDNLWQNLLVSSSDILAQVGFLKKVESKVRDFLRLDAFSFRTLLLQNAIFGNLFTANQNTTLTMSNYLDNTSVYIGKYFGSAIYADALLHLSHYDSKSLKNGGSKRPVYKDLLFQPEIGLEMATPFFLLRWSVAPTKPDTLFVGDTALTFSWKYSY, from the coding sequence ATGCAAACGCTGGAAAAAAAGTTGGCGGCAGTACGTTCGGTACTTTTGACGGAACTGGAGCAAACGTATAATGTACGCCTGTCGTATGAATCGTTATCTCCTTCAATCATGCGATCGATTTCGTTGCGGAATGTAAAAGTTTATGACGCTGAACACAGTGTTGAAATTGCTTCTTTTGAAGATTTTTCCATCCAATATCGGTTCTGGGCGCTTTTATGGGGAAATACTGCCGAAATTTTAGATTCCGTGAATATTGCCGACGGATTTATAGATATAGACTTAGTGCATAATAAAGCACTTGCCGAAAAGCTTAACGCGGCAACGCACGTCCGAACTTCCGCTCAACCCCCGGCAAATACCGAGCGGATTTTTTCTTTCCTTTCTGCTCAAATGTTGAATGTGCATATTAAGAATGTCCGCTTGCGGTTTAAAAATGTTGTACACGATATAAATGCAAAAATAGCGGACGGATATGTCGGCATTGATGCGGAGGCAATCACGATTAGCCTGAGCTGTACTGCGTCTTACCGCAATACTGATTATACAGCCATCGGTCAGGCCGAGACGGGCTTTACCATTGAAGGGAAGTTTGACAAAAATTTAACTGCCGGTTCGGCAGTTGCCGACTTCTCTCGTATTTCTACCGATCGGTTCGGCATATATCGGGTAAAACTGTTTGCGGATTATCGTGATAAAGTTTTTACCTTTAATACCATGCAAGATTTCCAGCCGGTTGACTTTACCGCAAACTGGAATATTGCAACAAACGATATAACCGGAAGATTCAGCTGCAAAGATTTTGCCCCTTTGCAGTCCGTTAGGGTATACAATGCCCCCATAAGCCTCACCCAATTTGCCTCTATGACAATGTCCGGTAACTTTCAATTTATGCGTTCAGGACAGCATATCCAATGGGCTACCGATTTAACTGTTGCTCTGCCGTCGCTGCAGCTCCCTTCATATCGGCTTGCACCTTCTCGTTTGCAGCTTGCGGCTGAAGGAAAGGATGCAGAGATCGACGTTTCACGGCTTTCATTATCAGGGGCAGATGTAGATGTCTTTTCCGAATTTACTTTTAACCTCAACACTATAATCCCTACAGGGAAGGCATCCATAAAACGGTTTAATCTTCCAACCGGCGCTTCGGTAGCGGCAGATTTTCACTTCTTAAAGCAAGGAAGGACATTCTTTTGCAAAATACCGAAGCTAATTGTCGGCGAAGGAGCCCTTCATAACATCACTTTGACTGTTACCCCTTCGGCGCAGAAGGCTGATTATACCTTATCTGCCGAAGACGGATACGGGAAGTATCGTTTTGACGGATCCTATATTTATAATGAAGGTAATGGTAGCGCATCTGCTTCTCCCCGTTTTGCAGAACTGCATGGGGCATTCGATGCCGTGGGTATCGGTACAATCTGCGGCTTTATTCAGGCGATTGTTCCCGGCGTAGATATACCGCATGAAGCGGTCGAATCGCTCCAATGCACAACCGAATTTTACATTTCAAGTGATTTGCGCAGTTTCTCATACAACTGCACCAGGTTCATTTTAGTTTCAAATATACTAAATGACTTTTATGCACTGTTATCGGTAAAGGGTAATCAATCTTCCTTTGCATTGACCGATATCGAACTGTCCTATAAAAATATGTCCGTCCGTGGAAATGTCAATGCCGATTTTGAGCATTTAAGCGATATTATTTTTACCAGCTCTTTAGCTATTAACTCAATCGGCTATCAGGTACAGGGATTTTTTTCTCAGAATGTTCTCAGTATTTACGGTGACTACGGTCTTGCAATTAGCGCCCTCTATGAAAAAGGTACGGGATTTAAGGGAACCGTTAAGACCAGTGAAATACCGCTACCTTTTCTGCCCCTCTTTTTAACCTTGGATTCGGAGTTTCAGTATCATAATCGTGCGGATTGGCTTTATACTATCGACGCCGGATATATCAGTTACGGAGCTCCTGCTTCATTGACTCCGGCAAAAATTGGCTTTAATTTTATGGGAAAAGCAGATCCTTCGGGATTGTTTTTGTCTGAAGTAAAACTTGGTGAAGACGCAGCTCTTACCGGTATGTTGGCCGTAACAGCAGCTCCTGCGCCTGATGGTGAGGGCGGACAAAGCTACACTGCCGAGATGAATCTTGTTTCTCCCGATGCCACCGAAAAGCTTGAGCTTGCAGCAAATCTCGATCTTTCAAGCGGAGATATCCGTGCAGACGGATCGCTTAAACTCGATAATATTTCGTTGGCCCGCTTTTTATATACTCAGGGAAAGGGACATACTGTGTCGGCCGATACTGCTTTTTCGGTTGCGCAGGGTTCCTTTTCAGCTCGATTGAATTTGTCTGAACTTTCAGTGTTTGTGCAAGGAGAGAATTTGAATCTGGCCGGTTCCCTGACGGTAGAAGATGAAAAAGCGGAACTGAATATTACACAGCTTGACTGGGGTGCGCATAAGGTTTCCGATATAGTGGGTAGTTTTTCTCTGGCTGAGATGACCGGAAAGCTCGAAGCCGATTATACCGGTATGATTGCCGACAAACAGCTGGAGGCTCATATCGGTACTGAGTATACCGGCGTACAACCTGATGAAAAAACGAAACGGGCATTGTTTTCCCGACTTAAAAACGTAACGGAGCGCTTTACGATTAACACCTACTTGAGCAATTGGCGGTTCGGCGATTTTACGGGAAAAGATCCTGTGCCGCTTTCAATGATCCGTGATCCGGGCGTTACTGCGTTTTATGCAGGGAAGAATGATGATATAACCGGCTTTATTTTAGACGATGGTGTCGTTTCGCTCCAATTAGCGGAATCGCTTCCGCTTAAGCTTAATTTGGACGGTACGGTGAAAAAGGATGCTTTAAATTTGCAAGTGTCGGGTATCCGTGCCGATGTTAAGCGGATATGGGATATAACCGGCTTGGATTATGTACTTTTTTACGGCGGAACACTTACCGGAGATTTGTCGATCGGAGGCAAGCCGATAGAGCCTGAGTTTAACGGGAAATTAGTCGGGCAAGATATAACCGTCAACTCACCCCACTATGCACCGGAAATGTATGGCCCTGTTTTACTCGATATTATTGCGGACGGTACGGGTCTAGAGGTACCGTATACCGTATTGAAAGGCCCGTCGACGGATATTTGGGCACGGTGTACCGCAGCATTTTCAGGTTGGATTCCTAACAATATTTCAGTCCAATGCGGAACGTTGGGAACCAAGATGGGTGTATTTAAGACTGATAATATCTTGTTCAAAGCAGACGGTCTTGCCGGCTGTACTGTTGAAATAAAAGTAACGCCTACGCTTGTCGGTGTATACGGGTCTGCAACATTTGATTCAGGGTATTTTGTGTTTAAATTTAACGATCTTGATAAGTTCAATGCTAAATACGGAGGGGAGCAGGGTGTCGCTTTTGATATGAAGCTCGATTTACAGTTTGGCCATAAAGCCGAATTCCGCTGGCCTACCGCAGATTTTCCGATCTTAAGAACGCTTGTCCCTACCGATGCCCCGCTTTCATTGATTGCCGATGCCGGAACCGGTGACTTTACAATGAAAGGTGATATAAAGATGCGGGGAGGAGAAGTCTTCTATATTAAGCGCAGTTTCTATATCCGTGAAGGCGCTATCACCTTTGCGGATGTAGCTAAGGAAATTGAACCGTTGGTAACATTAAGGGCAGAGATTCGCGATCGTGATAGTAACGGTGAGCCGCTACGGCTTGTCTTGACGGCAAAGGATCAATCATTATTCAGTTTTAATCCGGAAATCAGCTCGGATCCGCCCCGTTCTACGAATGAGATTATGCAATTATTGGGTCAAGTGGCTATCGGGGATACGGGAAAAGATAATCTATGGCAAAATCTGCTGGTTTCCAGTTCCGATATTCTTGCACAAGTGGGCTTTCTCAAAAAAGTGGAAAGTAAAGTCAGGGATTTTTTAAGACTGGATGCTTTTTCTTTCCGTACATTGCTGCTGCAGAATGCTATTTTCGGCAACTTGTTCACGGCAAATCAGAATACTACTTTAACAATGAGTAACTATCTTGATAATACAAGTGTTTATATAGGGAAATATTTCGGTTCGGCTATCTATGCGGATGCGCTGTTGCACCTAAGCCACTATGATTCAAAATCGCTTAAAAACGGCGGTTCAAAGCGTCCTGTTTATAAGGATCTTTTATTTCAACCTGAAATCGGTTTGGAAATGGCAACTCCCTTCTTCCTGCTCCGTTGGTCGGTTGCCCCGACAAAACCGGATACCTTATTTGTAGGAGATACTGCATTGACTTTTTCATGGAAATATTCATATTAA
- a CDS encoding stage 0 sporulation family protein: MDVEFEETYTEYEEIDDLSVLEDTDDIPQVEEPLQEGAFPQPLYQLKLEYSQETFYATTTELNLQSGDYVITPTRYGDDMAHVMGLVHHPIRVAIKDIVTVTRKATDEDFQRQKENLKKEKEASALFKEKVLIHKLDMKLVDCHYLLEDPKVIFFFTADSRIDFRKLVKDLVAILRLRIELRQIGVRDESRIAGGIGCCGRPFCCHAVTDKLRPVSIKMAKEQNLSLNSLKISGQCGRLLCCLAYEYDWYVETRKKLPTIGTSLYYDNTLFRISEINLITGIIALSGDDGRVISMPVQRLSQQHGKWKIN; encoded by the coding sequence ATGGATGTTGAATTTGAAGAAACATATACCGAATATGAAGAAATAGATGATTTAAGCGTTTTGGAAGATACCGATGATATACCGCAGGTTGAAGAACCGCTGCAAGAGGGGGCTTTTCCTCAACCGCTCTATCAGTTAAAACTTGAATATTCACAAGAAACTTTTTATGCAACAACGACGGAATTAAACCTGCAAAGCGGAGACTATGTTATTACCCCCACACGCTACGGAGACGATATGGCTCATGTGATGGGGTTGGTACACCATCCCATCAGAGTGGCAATTAAGGATATTGTTACGGTTACCAGAAAGGCAACGGATGAGGATTTTCAGCGGCAAAAAGAAAATCTGAAAAAGGAAAAAGAAGCAAGCGCTCTTTTTAAAGAAAAAGTACTTATCCATAAGCTCGATATGAAGTTGGTTGACTGCCACTATTTGCTGGAAGACCCTAAAGTGATTTTCTTTTTTACTGCGGACAGCCGTATCGACTTCCGTAAGTTGGTTAAAGATTTGGTCGCTATTTTGCGTCTCCGTATCGAGCTGCGGCAAATCGGTGTTCGCGACGAATCGAGAATAGCGGGTGGTATCGGCTGCTGCGGCCGACCGTTTTGCTGCCATGCCGTAACTGACAAGCTACGGCCGGTATCCATCAAGATGGCAAAAGAGCAAAATCTTTCGTTAAATTCGCTCAAAATATCGGGACAATGCGGCCGCCTGCTTTGCTGCCTAGCGTATGAGTATGACTGGTATGTGGAAACCCGAAAAAAGCTGCCAACCATCGGTACCAGCCTCTACTACGACAATACTCTGTTCCGCATCAGCGAGATAAATCTGATTACCGGCATTATCGCACTTTCGGGAGACGACGGGAGAGTCATTTCCATGCCCGTGCAGCGTCTTTCTCAACAGCACGGAAAATGGAAAATTAATTAG
- a CDS encoding M23 family metallopeptidase gives MSRTRGYKKTENNIVRYISKQIKKAAEAVLHFFKSVIAGGRKKLTIMIVPHSQKKVLNFQTSIFSLLFTLIAIIGFFSSFFWFAHKTAVSVQDLSATKEEARKAQASLDVLRDETNELLKTARNFQTALTSTFSSLGLKTAVPVGQATNGDLSFLFNMHEVAEGSLKEAAELQQLTSYLNDAVLPVQEMGKLLNMQTTLFSDIPSLWPIKGGIGHISMAFGQNRHPFTGQWYIHKGIDLSTYRSGDPIVATADGQVVTVEFDPGWGNYIIIKHKHGFYTRYAHMQSYRVTRGEYVQQGQTIGYIGTTGVSTGPHLHYEVHIGSDVVDPIKYLNIKASNTKQ, from the coding sequence GTGTCCCGAACACGAGGGTATAAGAAAACCGAAAACAACATTGTACGATATATATCGAAACAGATAAAGAAAGCAGCCGAAGCGGTTCTGCATTTTTTTAAGAGCGTCATTGCAGGCGGCAGGAAGAAACTGACTATTATGATAGTTCCGCACTCACAAAAGAAGGTGCTGAATTTTCAGACAAGTATTTTTAGTTTACTTTTTACATTGATCGCGATTATCGGCTTTTTCTCATCATTTTTTTGGTTTGCACACAAAACTGCCGTGTCGGTACAAGACCTGTCCGCTACCAAAGAGGAAGCTCGTAAAGCGCAGGCAAGTTTGGATGTATTGCGGGATGAAACAAATGAACTTTTAAAAACGGCGCGGAATTTTCAAACAGCGCTTACTTCAACATTTTCCTCGCTCGGTTTAAAGACTGCTGTTCCTGTGGGGCAGGCCACAAACGGAGACTTGTCCTTCTTATTCAATATGCACGAGGTCGCGGAAGGCTCGCTGAAAGAGGCTGCGGAGCTGCAGCAACTGACTTCGTACCTTAACGATGCCGTTTTGCCGGTACAGGAAATGGGAAAACTCCTTAATATGCAAACTACCCTCTTTTCCGATATTCCGAGCTTGTGGCCGATTAAGGGCGGCATCGGGCATATTTCGATGGCGTTCGGCCAGAACCGGCACCCGTTTACCGGCCAATGGTATATTCATAAAGGAATAGACCTTTCTACCTATCGTTCGGGAGATCCCATCGTGGCGACTGCCGACGGACAGGTGGTTACCGTAGAATTCGATCCCGGCTGGGGAAATTATATCATCATTAAGCATAAGCACGGTTTTTACACCCGTTACGCACACATGCAATCTTACCGCGTTACCAGAGGCGAGTACGTACAGCAGGGGCAAACCATCGGATATATCGGGACAACCGGCGTTTCAACCGGACCGCATTTACATTATGAAGTGCATATCGGTTCCGATGTCGTAGATCCGATTAAATATCTGAATATAAAAGCTTCCAACACAAAACAATAG
- a CDS encoding OmpH family outer membrane protein: protein MKKYAFILFCLVAGAVALSAQQITRFAVVDTSRIYSTFLRDSRSVRDYQAKQVKYQAEIQRMSDEIIALRQKKVDAEAIGKSDAVQKYQAEIDAKTSFLLEYSKACNDELAMLRKSLVSDDVFYSRLYAAIKKVAESQGYTMVLNLQQGEAIIWYSPTVDITETVIRELSSN, encoded by the coding sequence ATGAAAAAATATGCTTTTATATTATTCTGTCTGGTGGCGGGTGCCGTTGCATTATCGGCACAGCAGATAACCCGTTTTGCAGTGGTCGATACTTCCCGTATTTACTCTACTTTTTTGCGGGATTCCCGTTCCGTTCGTGACTATCAGGCAAAACAGGTAAAGTATCAGGCTGAAATACAGCGGATGTCCGATGAAATTATCGCGCTTCGCCAAAAAAAAGTAGATGCGGAAGCAATCGGAAAATCCGATGCCGTTCAAAAATACCAGGCCGAAATCGACGCAAAGACAAGCTTTTTGCTTGAATATTCTAAGGCGTGTAATGATGAGTTGGCGATGTTGCGGAAAAGCTTGGTAAGCGATGATGTGTTTTATTCCCGCCTTTATGCCGCGATTAAAAAAGTGGCAGAGAGCCAAGGCTATACGATGGTACTGAACTTACAACAGGGTGAAGCGATTATCTGGTATAGTCCGACTGTCGATATTACGGAAACCGTTATCCGAGAACTCAGTTCGAATTGA
- the tmk gene encoding dTMP kinase, with the protein MILKNFVVFEGLDGTGTTSQLRLLQEAFTARGRQDAVHFTCEPTGDSIGKLIREALSGAAGFDAKTIAYLFGADRCEHIYGKEGILEQLKAGKAVFSDRYLFSSLAYQGLAAGKELAQAINAPFPLPEYLFFFDLPAKTAMERIEKRNIPREIYEKEVFQQKVAEEYQVILRYYAETAPDLRIIRIDAAQSITEIHEKIWSIVHNLPIV; encoded by the coding sequence ATGATTTTGAAAAATTTTGTGGTGTTTGAGGGGCTGGACGGGACGGGGACGACGAGTCAGCTGAGGTTGTTACAGGAAGCGTTTACAGCTCGCGGGCGGCAGGATGCTGTGCACTTTACCTGTGAACCGACCGGAGATTCCATCGGGAAGTTAATCCGCGAAGCGCTTTCCGGTGCAGCGGGCTTTGATGCAAAGACGATTGCGTATCTTTTCGGAGCGGATCGCTGCGAACATATATATGGTAAAGAAGGTATTTTAGAACAGCTCAAAGCGGGGAAGGCGGTCTTTTCCGACCGCTATCTGTTTTCCAGCCTTGCCTATCAGGGGCTCGCGGCGGGAAAGGAGTTGGCGCAGGCAATCAATGCGCCGTTTCCGCTCCCCGAATATCTCTTTTTCTTTGACCTGCCGGCGAAAACTGCGATGGAGCGAATCGAAAAACGGAATATCCCGCGGGAAATATACGAAAAAGAGGTGTTTCAACAAAAGGTAGCAGAGGAATATCAGGTTATTCTCCGGTATTATGCGGAAACGGCGCCGGATCTGCGGATTATCCGTATCGACGCTGCTCAATCGATAACAGAAATTCACGAAAAAATCTGGAGTATTGTGCACAATTTGCCGATAGTATAA
- the bamA gene encoding outer membrane protein assembly factor BamA, producing the protein MLKKVIAVTALMLSFCFLWAQAPDNWYENKPISSIVFQGLNSVSKTEMDGIFDSFKGKPFSDATYSEILQKLYALDYFSNIIPKAVPADIDYQYVRLEFEVTEKPVVTLIKVTGNHQISRGDILSKVLLKKGDIYNEIKKNADEQTIKNYYIEKGYASAVVSSSVSDSPQGGIILEFTITEGKQTIVSAVAFEGNVAIGEKALKGVLLTKPAKFLVKGIFQENLLAEDKTAIQQFYGERGYIDAHVENIIRDIDSESDPQKNMVKLTYVIMEGEQYTYGGTSFEGNKIFSTEDLTAKIRLTPGNVLNMTRFEQGFQAIADMYFESGYTSNYIAKAMQRDSTTKKVSFVITIVERSRSHIENIIIRGNKRTKDYVILRELLFEQGDVFSKSKFTNSLRNLFNLRYFSTVVPDVQPGSEQNLIDVILNVEEQSTASIQFGITFSGISDADSFPLSLFVQWQERNLAGRGNELSVNATAATDNQTLQLGYAENWFLGYPLTLGFDLSLTHKLLFDYQDTVFPYGPFKNKEEFEKNKDLANAYRMRYDRFETTFGVHTGYRWYNRFFTTTLRGGINFSLVKNFYDTTLYRAADPTVRQQQAKWRLSNSVWTRLSLDGRDITYDPSKGWFLSEQASFFGLIPKVEDEYFFRSETKAEAYITLVDYPVSGIWNLKFVLAFYTGFSFQIPMPNSHIGDSSKLAIDGMFTGRGWLTLGSTGKGNVLINHWIEFRWPLAHGILSFDFFVDAAAIKKDLADLKTFKFDDYYFSFGLGLRFVIPQFPLRLMFANTFKSQNGKPVWGNGKGADWRFVLSFNVPNL; encoded by the coding sequence ATGTTAAAAAAGGTGATAGCCGTAACGGCGCTCATGTTATCCTTCTGCTTTTTATGGGCACAAGCTCCCGATAATTGGTATGAAAACAAACCGATATCAAGCATTGTTTTTCAGGGATTGAATAGTGTATCAAAAACCGAAATGGACGGCATTTTTGATTCATTTAAAGGGAAGCCCTTTTCCGATGCAACGTACTCGGAAATACTGCAAAAATTATATGCGCTCGATTACTTTTCCAATATTATACCCAAAGCGGTTCCTGCCGACATCGATTACCAGTATGTTCGGCTTGAATTTGAGGTAACCGAAAAACCGGTCGTTACACTGATAAAAGTAACGGGAAATCATCAAATTTCACGCGGCGATATTTTATCCAAGGTACTGTTGAAAAAAGGTGATATCTACAATGAGATAAAAAAGAATGCCGACGAACAAACCATCAAAAATTACTATATAGAAAAAGGTTATGCATCGGCTGTTGTGAGTTCAAGTGTATCCGATAGTCCGCAAGGCGGTATTATCCTTGAATTTACTATTACAGAAGGGAAGCAGACGATTGTTTCTGCCGTCGCGTTTGAAGGTAACGTTGCTATAGGAGAAAAGGCTCTGAAAGGAGTCCTCCTTACCAAACCGGCAAAATTTCTCGTAAAGGGAATCTTTCAAGAAAATCTGCTCGCAGAAGATAAGACAGCTATACAGCAATTCTACGGTGAACGTGGTTATATCGATGCACACGTTGAAAATATTATTCGGGATATAGATTCCGAATCCGATCCGCAAAAAAACATGGTAAAGCTGACGTATGTCATTATGGAAGGTGAACAGTATACTTACGGCGGGACTTCTTTTGAAGGAAATAAGATTTTTTCTACCGAAGACTTGACTGCAAAAATAAGATTGACACCCGGCAATGTTTTGAATATGACCAGATTTGAGCAAGGCTTTCAAGCCATCGCCGATATGTATTTTGAAAGCGGTTATACTTCTAATTATATTGCAAAAGCAATGCAGCGGGATTCAACAACTAAGAAAGTATCGTTTGTGATTACTATTGTTGAACGGAGTAGAAGCCATATCGAAAATATTATTATTCGTGGTAATAAGCGGACAAAAGATTACGTTATACTCCGCGAGCTTTTATTCGAGCAAGGCGATGTATTTTCTAAATCAAAGTTTACCAACAGTTTGCGCAATTTATTTAATCTGCGTTATTTCTCTACGGTTGTACCGGATGTACAGCCCGGTTCCGAGCAGAATCTGATCGATGTTATCCTCAATGTTGAAGAACAGTCGACGGCCAGTATTCAATTCGGGATTACGTTTTCGGGCATCTCTGATGCAGACAGTTTCCCGCTTTCGTTATTTGTTCAGTGGCAGGAACGAAATCTTGCAGGACGCGGGAACGAACTATCGGTTAATGCGACTGCGGCAACGGACAATCAAACGCTCCAGCTCGGTTATGCTGAAAATTGGTTTCTCGGCTATCCGCTGACGCTCGGTTTTGACCTGTCGCTTACGCATAAATTGTTGTTTGATTATCAAGATACGGTATTCCCTTACGGACCGTTTAAAAATAAAGAAGAATTTGAAAAAAATAAGGACTTGGCAAATGCTTATCGGATGCGTTATGACCGCTTTGAAACAACGTTCGGCGTTCATACCGGCTATCGATGGTATAACCGTTTCTTTACCACTACGTTGCGCGGGGGAATTAACTTTTCATTGGTCAAGAACTTCTACGATACTACGCTCTATCGTGCAGCCGATCCGACGGTACGGCAGCAGCAGGCTAAATGGCGGCTCAGCAACTCGGTTTGGACACGCCTCTCGCTTGACGGACGCGATATTACCTATGACCCGAGTAAGGGCTGGTTCCTAAGTGAACAGGCCTCTTTCTTTGGCCTTATACCAAAAGTCGAAGATGAATATTTCTTCCGTTCCGAAACAAAAGCGGAAGCATATATTACTCTTGTCGATTATCCTGTTTCTGGAATTTGGAACCTAAAGTTTGTACTGGCTTTTTATACGGGCTTTTCGTTCCAGATTCCGATGCCGAACAGTCATATCGGAGATAGCAGTAAACTCGCTATTGACGGTATGTTTACCGGTCGGGGATGGCTGACGCTGGGATCGACCGGTAAAGGGAATGTGTTGATAAACCATTGGATAGAATTTAGATGGCCGCTCGCACACGGTATCCTATCCTTTGACTTTTTTGTCGATGCGGCTGCCATTAAAAAAGATTTGGCAGATTTAAAGACCTTTAAATTCGATGATTACTATTTCAGCTTTGGACTGGGGTTACGCTTTGTTATTCCGCAATTCCCGTTACGGCTGATGTTTGCCAATACCTTTAAATCACAAAATGGAAAGCCGGTTTGGGGCAACGGTAAAGGCGCCGACTGGCGGTTTGTATTATCGTTTAATGTACCAAACCTATAA